In one Brienomyrus brachyistius isolate T26 chromosome 5, BBRACH_0.4, whole genome shotgun sequence genomic region, the following are encoded:
- the LOC125742540 gene encoding uncharacterized protein LOC125742540 — translation MADNTLKWTDEQTLQLIQLRIENEHLFTGHRNASVNGFDEIIKKMDLEGKMTAKQAAKKWENLKKKYKDLMAAMADQWPFFSAMHAAVCQKPATQPLHVIASCTSTEQATLPMATSDTDDTKDPGEFSAWTSATTTDSCVADDSVAQSELSFAGSIGQKRKRSSLLDYLKKESEREEKRFKDAEAREAARHEENQRQMSRLLSAFERMVEKM, via the exons atggcGGATAATACTCTGAAAT GGACAGATGAACAGACGCTGCAACTGATCCAGCTGCGGATAGAAAACGAGCATCTTTTCACAGGGCACCGGAATGCGTCTGTGAACGGATTTGA TGAAATAATCAAGAAAATGGACTTGGAAGGGAAGATGACCGCCAAACAAGCTGCCAAAAAATGGGAAAACCTAAAGAAAAAGTACAAG GACCTGATGGCAGCCATGGCAGATCAGTGGCCGTTCTTCTCTGCCATGCATGCCGCTGTCTGCCAGAAGCCCGCCACACAACCTTTACATGTAATCGCCTCGTGCACCAGCACGGAGCAGGCCACGTTGCCCATGGCGACCTCCGACACAGACGACACGAAGGATCCCGGCGAATTCAGCGCGTGGACCTCCGCCACAACCACGGACAGCTGCGTGGCTGATGACAGCGTGGCGCAGAGCGAGCTGTCGTTCGCCGGTTCCATTGGGCAGAAGCGGAAGAGGAGCAGCCTGTTGGACTACCTGAAGAAAGAGTCCGAGCGGGAAGAAAAGCGGTTCAAAGATGCGGAAGCCAGAGAAGCAGCCAGACATGAAGAGAACCAGAGGCAGATGAGCAGATTGCTTTCTGCCTTTGAAAGAATGGTGGAAAAGATGTAG